The genomic DNA CAACTTTATAAGTATGAGATCCAGTGCACCAGTTATTCAATTTAAGTTTTAGCCTCATTTATGGCTATCAATTTTTATGATAGTTTTAAGAACATATTGTATCACTGGCTTTTCTAGGATCAAATATCTGGTAATATATGGAGCCCTGCCAATAACGACTCTCAACTTAGGAAGAAAGTTAATGTCTTTATCTGTGTCGTCCTTAGTCAATAGACAGCTTAACAATATTCTTTATCTCTAATTATGTACCGAGTCGTTGTTTTATCAACCAACTTTtcctaaattttaattttaagtaaaaatgtaaaaatattgttaagaTTAAAACATTCTAGTTTCTGCCATTTTATGCTGGGCTTTATGGTCTACTTTGTTGTATGACTCCATTATGGTGCAGTTCCTCAAAGGAGTTCATTGATTCTCAATGCTTAGTAACTCACGCTTTTATTTCCATCTATAGCTGAGCTGAGAACTAACCAAACACTTGGTTCTTGGTAGTTATAATATTTAGTTGATATTATTGTGACATGGTTATAAAAGTAATTATTGGTCCATTACACAACTGGTTATGAGCTTTGAGCGGATTTTGCCTTTTAAATAGAAGAAAGGTTTTAATTTGAATAGTTTGCGtactataaaaatataaatcatgCATGCCTGCATACCATAAGCCTTGTCTTGAAGGaaagtgtataattttttttcaggGGAAACCTACACAAGTCTAGGTCATCCCTAATTTGCCTAATTTTGCCTTACAGGTTTGCTGAGGAAGTTAACACGATCACATGCTTACGAAACTAGAAAGATCCAAAGCAATGCAACTTATACGAATTAAGAAGGTTTATAAATGCAGCCGCAGAAATATAAAAGcaatacaattaattaatagCACTATATCAAGACACATTGCTACTTTTAAAAAAAGGACACATTGCTTCTTCTAAGTTAAGACGGTCACTTTCGAAGATCCAATACTGGTAGTGATATCTTCTCACTTTCCGTTGATTTAACACCATTTTTATAGTTTTCAATCTGTGAGCACAATTAAGTTTTCACTCTCAtttgatcaaatttttaaaGTCATTACTTTTCAATTTCTCGCGCGTCCtgttcagattttaaaatctgaaatgtttcaacgtgtttttgagatttttatagggtgtttatgttgttggattatataattcaaactgCATAGGACACGCGAGAAATCAATAAAGTGAGTCAATTGAATTAAGATTTGTGGACGTTACACCATTAATTTCATCATTAATATGCGGTGCTTATAAAAATTGAGGAAGGGGTACTACTATTTTCCATGGCCCATCCTGATGGCTTCCACCACGCTTTTCATTTTCCTTACCagattattattatcatcattataTTTCCAACTGTCATATCTTATCTTTTCCTTAACGTTCGTTATACATTACATCAGTATATGAATGAATACTCTACATGCGTTGTACACTTGCTTGCGAGAGATGCCAATCAAAGCAAAGCATAATATCGCATCATAAACTTATTTTTGATCATTTTAATCACTTCTAAAGTGATGAATAACCTGAAATTTGGCACACACTTGCTAAAGCGAAATTGAGCAGAAGGAATATACtgtaataattttgaaattaaaataggctttttttacaaataaaaatacacaCATGCATGCATTGGTCTGAAGCTATTACCTAATAAGATGATTTACTTCCATTCTACTTGACTGGTTTGGTATAACTACTGCAGACTAAGTGGCAGCTTGTGATGTTCCTTAAAGCAAACAAATACATATTGACCTGGTAAAATTTCTCTCCTAACCACAACGCTTGCATGCTTTATGTAAATAATCTTACCAAAACCATTAGCTCTGATATAACATTCAAAAACTTTTGTTTCTACAATTTCTTAGCCATACATTGACTTTGTCCATCACCATCTTATTAAATTCAAGCATAAAGGACAAAGTAAAGGTCATTTTTCGATATTAAGATACCAATTTCACAAATTAATTATCCATAGGCCCTGCCCTACTAACATTTTCCccctcaaataaataaaaaaagttaacattttcttttgctTCATTTGCACGACTTGGAGATGGTCCCAATAAAACCTTTCATTAATTTAAAACTCTTAGAAAGAGTTATGACAAAGCATTAAATGGCCGAAATTTTTAGGACTACAAaacattaataatataatttactaTGGATCTGGTTTATTATAGTGAACCCCAGAAACATCATCTACAGTAACAACTTTTTTGCAATGGACCACTAAAAATTTAATGCTGCAAATTAAACTCTACGTAATTGATCTTTATGCAATGACCTGGTTTGGAAAAATATATCTgtcttaattaataaaaatgtcacttaaagttaaaaaaagaaattaagcgattaaaaaaaagttttcggTATTTTctatacaaaatattaaaatcaagcgataaaatgaaaattaagtaaTATCTTTCTagtaaaatctaaaataaaaaacaattgttatTACTTCAAATCAAGCAAATCTTAGAAGTACATACATATACATGTTTAGAAACAAACGAACCTCGTGGTTGTGGGGACTATAGTTTCAGAAAGTACTATAAAAATGAGCTGGCTAAATTTTCAGCTTTCAGACAAAAACAACAGTGCTTCAAAAGAACTTAAAAAACAttttggaatatatatatatattaagcaGGAATAAGAATAGGTGGAGGAATATAATGTTCAGTCCTTAGTTTTTTTTGCATGCAAATTTCTCACTGTTATAGTGAAAATGACATGTTTTCTAGTAGTTATCATGCCAAATCCAAATCATCAATATCAAAactaagaatatatatatatgtacgttaaattaatgttttgatCCTCTTGCCATCACCGCCTACCCTTCTTCCtataatatgaaatatttttgttgacatttccatttttctttccatcttctAAAGAGTAACAACTTCTTTAGACTGATGGGTTTGTTCAAAAGTAAACGTGTGGTTTACAAGCCAGTGAAGGATGTCAATTTAGGCCCTGATAGTACTGAATTCTATCTCCAAGCCAATGTTAAAGGTTCATAAtccattgtttttattattaccATTTCTTAGTtcttacagtttttttttttttttataaaaaaatattgatttgagTATGACATGAAAGTATGGTATGGTTTCTTTTATAGAAAGTTTGTTATCATTTTTTCACTTAATTATGTTACTTTACAACTCTGTATCCACCAGATGCAGAGGAATTTCAGTATTGAAtatgttagttagttagttagttagttagctTAGAATGAGATATAAATATTCTCCAGATTTCAATTACAACGTAAAGTTtcgaatttaatttttatttcaaaaccatTGATTGtaagtaaattttaatgttttacTTACAACCATGATCATGGTATGATTCATTTGAATTATAGCTCCACGCATGACTGGAATTTTGGTGAAGATTGTCGCTTGGCTCTTGGAGTGTCGAATAATTGGAGCTTTTCTATTGTATATATTGAAGGGAAATAATCTTATTCATAAGGTATGCTCTTGTTCTATAGTCACTTGCATTCTATTTTCATGAAATTGTGTTCTGATTCAAGAACAAATTTTCACCTTGCTTTCGCACTTCCCATATGTTTCTACAACAACTTTTTGGACTTTGAGAGACTAATCATATATGTAGACAGCTTaaatagcattttccttttccaAATTCTGAGCAAATGTTTTTTTATCTGCATCTGCAGTATATTACAAATGCAGATATAGAAGAGCCACCTCTTTATGTTCCATTACATCATTTTGAAggtttgttattttcaactagTAGGAAATTCACTGCAAAATATTGTGAATATGgatattatttttcttgcaGGATACTTGCAATAATCATAGATTTCATTTTGTGTTGAATGTGTCtatgatatttgaataatttagtGTATTACTGATTTAAAATTAATCTAGCAGACCACAAAGAACAAGAAGTGAAATCCTTGGATTTGGCTTTGACTCCACCAGACAAAGTTCAAGTTGCAATAGATTGCTTACCTACAACTTTACAAAGACCAATTAATGGAACAAAGCCTTCATTTAATCGGTGGACCATAATGGACTATTTCAGAGCTTACAGCTCAGGAGATATAACACCACACATGGTATTGCTCTTTCACCTTCTTAGATATTTTTTCATCAAGTCCTAATCCTACCATTATTGTGTTAATTCTTAGTCATTGACTTTTTCAGAAAAACTTTGTCATTAAAACAAGTTTGCAAAACATTGATATTTTATTGTTCGAAGTTTTACATTGAATAAATATGCTTTCGTAAATTCATTTTATCTTCGGTAATTATTTATACATCAGAATTCTTCTTTGTTTGAACAGGTTGCAGAAAGATTTATAGCTGCTGTTGATGAATCCTCAAAACCTACACTTCAAATGGGATTCTTCATTAACTACAATGTTGAAGATATACTTAGGCAAGCAAATGAATCAACTCTTCGGTATCAGAAAGGTACTTTATAGTATCAATTCAAATGGCAATTCAAAATGAAAAGACCTCTCTTGCAAAACCATAGATCTTTCGGTTGATAATTAATGTTATCTAATAGTGTTGTTGAAACTCGTATATATGAATTGTTTTCATATGCTATTGGAATCCATAAGATGTTGTATTCAACTTACTCAAAGTTCCAACATATATTTCATATGTTGATGTGTGGTGATTGTGCATTCAACCCTCTCGAGTTCTGATACTAATTTAGTGCATGTTGTTTTTTTAGGAGAACCTATATCTGTGCTGGATGGAGTTCCTGTTGCTATCAAGGATGAAATAGATTGTTTGCCATATCCTACTACAGGTAGTGCAAGGTGTTACTAGCCACTAGCCAGTGatgtatttgaaatttgaaatgttttAGCTTCTGATTTCATTATTGACTTGCGCGTCTTTAAATGGTATCCTCTAGGTGGTACAAAGTGGCTGCACAAACAAAGGCCTTGTACAGATGATGCTTGTTGTATTAAGCGTTTAAGATTATGCGGTGCTGTACTTGTTGGAAAGACTAATATGCATGAACTTGGAGCTGGAACTAGCGGTATAAATCCGCATTATGGGTAAGAAACCATGTTTTATACTAGTATTCacattttgttacattttttgtgCTTTCTGAGCTATATATTAATGAATTTGTATTGAATCAGTTGATGACAAGAGCTTGGTTGTTTATTTACACTCCACAGGGCTACAAGAAATCCACATAATGCCAGTAGGATTGCAGGAGGTTCTTCTAGTGGATCTGCTGCGGTGGTGTCGGCAGGGTTGTGTCCTGTTGCACTTGGTGTTGATGGGGGAGGTACTTCATTTATATTTGTAGATGAAAAAGATAAGCTAACTACTcgtcattcattattttttataagcattTCACTTTTGAGTTTAATGTTGATACACTCtcagtataaaaaaaataaattatattgccAATAAATCACaaccaaacatatatatgtatgacTTTAGAAGTAGTTATGattaaagtcaaacatttttaatGATATGGTGATTACGATTGACTGttagtgtaaaaaatatttacccGGACAGTTTATATGAATCCAACCCTTTATTTTCTAACCAAAGTGATACGAAATTACCAAATATGTTCATATCATAGGTGCATGAAATTTTAGTCTGCAATAtacatatcaacaacaaaagttAGTGAAGTAATATTTTCTTTGCATATATCTGTCCAGGCTCTGTGAGGATGCCTGCAGCACTTTGTGGTATAGTTGGTCTGAAACCGACTTTCAGTCGTATACCTCATTCTGGGTGAGTATTCAATCACCTTTCATCATGCTGATATATACTTTTGGaatattgtaatttgtaatgATTTTAGAAGAATGATATTTTGTTACATTCAGAGTTATTCCTCTAAACTGGACAGTTGGTATGGTGGGAATACTAGCAGGCACTGTTGAGGATTCACTCATCACGTTAGTAGTTATCCTTTCTGTGctattttttcttcaagtaaACTTTAACATTGGCTTTACagattttaatatttcaatatttacAGTTATGCAGCAATCAGCGGCGAAATTCCATCGCGTCAGCCCTCTAGTATACCTGTAAGATCTTGTTCTTTCGAAATTTCAAGTGATTTTGACAACTTATTCAATTTCACAAATGACTTCTTTATTTCAAACACCTTACTGCTTGTAAAGTTCAATAAACCGTTCTGAATTTAACCTCCTCCTTATCTCTTTAAACTAATGAAAATGTTTTGAGCAATATCTTAGGCCAAGATAAATCTTCCACTGCTGCCCCTAACAAAGTCAATATCAAAAATCAAGTTGGCAAAGTATGGCAAGGTCAGAAATACATTTTTATGCATTGAATATATTGATTGGttatttattcatatatattgGAAAAAGTAAGTTGTCCTAACTTCAGTTATGTCATTTAACCACTAATTTCATCAACTAGTGGTTTGATGATTGCAGTGATGATGTCAGAATATGCTGTTCCGGTGCTCTGAACAAGCTCCAGGGTCATTATGGTTGGAAGGTACTGGAAAATATAACTCAAAAACATCTTCAGAATGTTGTCATAATTATCATGCTTGTTtttattgacttatttgagcttgcATAATCACGTGTGAGAATATTCGGATGAACCTATGGAAGTAGCTTACGACATGTCTGttagctgttttcagcttatttccataagcttttCATGATAGCTtacgaaaacaacttatagtttAGATGAAAACAAATCgactttattttatactttgttatagaaatagcttacatgataagtgcttaattcAACTGTTGATGTGAATTTAGAAAAATTTCAGAAAAGAGCTTCTAATAAAACCAATGAACCTTTCATCGAGTAATTCGATTACTTACTAACCTgccaatttttgtttaaatacaCAAGATTGTAGATGTCACTATACCAGAAATAGAAGTGATGCGCCTGGCACATTATTCAACTATTGGATCAGAGTGTAACACTTCACTTGATTATTTTCAAGATAAGTAAGACATTTTAAACCCTTGAGTTTATTCCTTATTTTCCTCTTGGGGAGTTATAATTACTGACATTACTAAAATTACCATTGAAGAAATTTAGCAGACTTTGGATGGGATGCAAGGGTAGCCCTTAAAATCTATGGTTCATTCAGCAGCATGGAGTATATTAAAGCTCAGAAAATTAGGTATACATGACAAAATTTTCTTATTAAATGACGTGAAAAATTAGACCAAGGAGTTCAGAAAATTTATGTTAAATTCAATAACATGAATCAAGAGTAAAAGAAAACAGTGATAAAGTTTTCTCACCTACTAGACAATTTTAAACCTGCACTCTTCCCTTTACTCAATATTCTATACCTACAGACACACATACAAAATGTATAAAGTGAAAGGACTAGTTCAGATGAGTTATTACTTAATATTAACTATCACATCTTATATGAAAGATAGagattaaaaaacataaatttgtttttaattaatcatGTGACTTtaggtttttcttttattattaaacCTTAATAATCGACTCATGGTTATATGTTTTATGAACACAGGAATCGCCAATTGCAGTTTCACAAGAAAATATTTTCCGAGGCTGATATCATTGTGTCACCGACAACAGGGTTTGTCCCATTTTCTCAAACTTACCATAATACCTATATTTTTAACATGTAGCAATCTTTTTCATGGGTAACATATGCCTAATACATATTACAGTGTGACTGCATACCCAATTCAAGATGATGCACTGAAGACTGGTGAACTTGACTATGTCAATGGAGGTATATAGATTCAGTTTAACTGGTATTGATGCCATATTTATTGTGAGAGTGCCCTAAGCTGTGCATGCTACATATA from Medicago truncatula cultivar Jemalong A17 chromosome 8, MtrunA17r5.0-ANR, whole genome shotgun sequence includes the following:
- the LOC11427064 gene encoding fatty acid amide hydrolase yields the protein MGLFKSKRVVYKPVKDVNLGPDSTEFYLQANVKAPRMTGILVKIVAWLLECRIIGAFLLYILKGNNLIHKYITNADIEEPPLYVPLHHFEDHKEQEVKSLDLALTPPDKVQVAIDCLPTTLQRPINGTKPSFNRWTIMDYFRAYSSGDITPHMVAERFIAAVDESSKPTLQMGFFINYNVEDILRQANESTLRYQKGEPISVLDGVPVAIKDEIDCLPYPTTGGTKWLHKQRPCTDDACCIKRLRLCGAVLVGKTNMHELGAGTSGINPHYGATRNPHNASRIAGGSSSGSAAVVSAGLCPVALGVDGGGSVRMPAALCGIVGLKPTFSRIPHSGVIPLNWTVGMVGILAGTVEDSLITYAAISGEIPSRQPSSIPAKINLPLLPLTKSISKIKLAKYGKWFDDCSDDVRICCSGALNKLQGHYGWKIVDVTIPEIEVMRLAHYSTIGSECNTSLDYFQDKNLADFGWDARVALKIYGSFSSMEYIKAQKIRNRQLQFHKKIFSEADIIVSPTTGVTAYPIQDDALKTGELDYVNGAALIRYSIAGNFLGLPAVTVPVGYDKLGLPIGLQFIGRPWAEATLIHLAFAMQTICLSEYRKPAIFYDLLRTN